One stretch of Comamonas testosteroni DNA includes these proteins:
- a CDS encoding nitroreductase has protein sequence MNVEQAMQQRHSVRAFLPRTVDAALVRDLLAQAGQAASGGNLQPWRVMALTGGSLQALRQAMPAATPNSDPAQVYPARLWEPYRSRRFDNGEDLYRSIGVGREDRNGRLLQLASNAHMFGAPVGVFVAVESRMLHAQWVDLGIYLQSLMLLATGRGLATCAQGFWRNYSDFVSRHLALPQGYQIAFGMALGYEDVAAPINQWRSTRAGLEDWCEMRGFE, from the coding sequence ATGAATGTGGAACAGGCCATGCAGCAGCGCCATTCGGTGCGTGCTTTTTTGCCAAGGACGGTGGATGCTGCGCTGGTCAGGGATTTGCTGGCGCAGGCCGGACAGGCGGCCTCCGGCGGCAACCTCCAGCCCTGGCGCGTGATGGCGCTGACGGGGGGCAGCCTTCAAGCCCTGCGCCAGGCCATGCCTGCAGCGACGCCCAACTCCGATCCGGCCCAGGTCTATCCGGCTCGGCTGTGGGAGCCCTATCGCAGCCGCCGCTTTGACAACGGCGAGGATCTCTATCGTTCCATAGGCGTGGGGCGTGAGGACAGGAATGGGCGGCTGCTGCAGCTGGCCAGCAACGCCCATATGTTTGGCGCGCCTGTGGGCGTATTCGTCGCCGTCGAGAGCCGCATGCTGCATGCGCAGTGGGTGGATCTGGGAATCTATCTGCAATCGCTGATGCTGCTGGCGACCGGAAGGGGACTGGCCACCTGCGCCCAGGGCTTCTGGCGCAATTACAGCGATTTTGTGAGCCGGCATCTGGCGCTGCCACAGGGCTACCAGATCGCTTTTGGCATGGCACTGGGTTATGAGGATGTGGCCGCGCCCATCAATCAGTGGCGTTCCACCCGGGCCGGGCTTGAGGACTGGTGCGAGATGCGTGGTTTTGAATGA
- the thiC gene encoding phosphomethylpyrimidine synthase ThiC: protein MNAPDSIFTPAAGHAPDAARFAELLAQSRQPFPSSTKSYLSGALHPQLRVPVRDIALTNGEQVSVYDTSGPYTDPAVQIDVRQGLPSVRGAWIEARGDSEYYVGRQRVALDDGGKRGEEDARVAQLRAEAAALQRQPRRAKSGQNVTQMHYAKRGIITPEMEYVALRENGRREWMAQYQQDAARELRLAGNSLGASIPKIITPEFVRDEVARGRAIIPANINHPEIEPMAIGRNFKVKINANIGNSAVTSSIEEEVEKLVWAIRWGADNVMDLSTGKNIHTTRDWIVRNSPVPIGTVPIYQALEKVGGIAEDLTWPIFRDTLIEQAEQGVDYFTIHAGVRLAYIHLTAQRRTGIVSRGGSIMAKWCMAHHRESFLYEHFEDICDIMKQYDVSFSLGDGLRPGCASDANDEAQFAELATLGELTQIAWKHDVQTMIEGPGHVPMHMIQQNMTEQLKHCHEAPFYTLGPLTIDIAPGYDHIASAIGAAMIGWFGTAMLCYVTPKEHLGLPDRDDVKQGIIAYKIAAHAADVAKGHPGARSRDDALSQARFDFRWQDQFNLGLDPDTAQAYHDETLPKDSAKVAHFCSMCGPKFCSMKITQEVRDFAAAKGIAEEQALVAGMQAKAGEFNKAGGDFYIPIVNASTDTTAR, encoded by the coding sequence ATGAACGCCCCTGATTCCATTTTCACGCCTGCTGCAGGCCATGCCCCCGATGCCGCTCGTTTTGCCGAGCTGCTGGCCCAGTCGCGCCAGCCGTTTCCGTCATCGACCAAGAGCTATCTGAGTGGCGCGCTGCATCCGCAGCTGCGTGTGCCGGTGCGCGATATTGCGCTCACCAATGGAGAGCAGGTCAGCGTCTACGATACCTCGGGCCCCTATACCGACCCCGCCGTGCAGATCGACGTGCGCCAGGGCCTGCCCAGTGTGCGCGGTGCCTGGATCGAAGCGCGCGGCGACAGCGAATACTATGTGGGTCGCCAGCGCGTGGCGCTGGACGACGGCGGCAAGCGCGGTGAGGAAGATGCGCGCGTGGCCCAGCTGCGTGCCGAGGCGGCCGCGCTGCAGCGCCAGCCACGCCGTGCCAAATCCGGCCAGAACGTGACCCAGATGCACTATGCCAAGCGCGGCATCATCACGCCCGAGATGGAGTATGTGGCCCTGCGCGAGAACGGCCGCCGCGAATGGATGGCGCAGTACCAGCAGGATGCGGCGCGCGAGCTGCGCCTGGCCGGCAACAGCCTGGGCGCATCGATCCCGAAGATCATCACACCCGAATTCGTGCGCGACGAAGTGGCGCGCGGCCGCGCCATCATTCCGGCCAATATCAACCATCCTGAAATCGAGCCCATGGCCATAGGCCGCAATTTCAAGGTCAAGATCAACGCCAACATCGGCAATTCGGCCGTGACCTCCAGCATCGAGGAAGAGGTGGAAAAGCTGGTCTGGGCCATTCGCTGGGGTGCGGACAATGTCATGGATCTGTCCACCGGCAAGAACATCCACACCACACGCGACTGGATTGTGCGCAACTCGCCCGTGCCCATCGGCACCGTGCCCATCTACCAGGCGCTGGAGAAGGTCGGCGGCATTGCCGAAGACTTGACCTGGCCCATCTTCCGCGACACGCTGATCGAGCAGGCAGAGCAGGGCGTGGACTACTTCACCATCCACGCCGGGGTGCGCCTGGCCTATATCCACCTCACGGCGCAGCGTCGCACCGGCATCGTCTCGCGTGGCGGCTCCATCATGGCCAAGTGGTGCATGGCCCACCATCGCGAAAGCTTCCTCTACGAGCATTTCGAAGACATCTGCGACATCATGAAGCAGTACGACGTCAGCTTCTCGCTGGGCGACGGCCTGCGTCCCGGCTGCGCTTCGGACGCCAACGACGAAGCACAGTTTGCCGAACTGGCCACGCTGGGCGAGCTGACGCAGATCGCCTGGAAGCACGATGTGCAGACCATGATCGAAGGCCCGGGCCATGTGCCCATGCACATGATCCAGCAGAACATGACCGAGCAGCTCAAGCACTGCCACGAGGCTCCGTTCTACACCCTAGGCCCGCTGACCATAGACATCGCCCCTGGCTACGACCATATCGCTTCGGCCATCGGTGCGGCCATGATCGGCTGGTTCGGCACGGCCATGCTGTGCTATGTCACGCCCAAGGAGCATCTGGGCCTGCCCGACCGCGACGACGTCAAGCAGGGCATCATCGCGTACAAGATTGCGGCCCATGCCGCCGATGTCGCCAAGGGCCATCCGGGCGCGCGCTCGCGTGACGATGCGCTGTCTCAGGCGCGCTTCGACTTCCGCTGGCAGGACCAGTTCAACCTGGGCCTGGACCCCGACACGGCCCAGGCCTACCACGACGAGACCCTGCCCAAGGACAGCGCCAAGGTGGCCCATTTCTGCTCCATGTGCGGACCCAAGTTCTGCTCCATGAAAATCACCCAGGAAGTGCGCGATTTTGCTGCCGCCAAGGGCATTGCCGAAGAGCAGGCACTGGTCGCAGGCATGCAGGCCAAGGCCGGCGAGTTCAACAAGGCGGGCGGCGACTTCTATATCCCCATTGTCAACGCCTCGACCGATACCACGGCGCGTTGA
- a CDS encoding nitroreductase, whose product MDIRQALQQRRSVRAFLPQAVAAATVRDLLETAAQAPSGGNMQPWRVTAVGGQALKDLCAKARQTEAVQRPGLSYPPGLWEPYRSRRFENGEDLYRAINIGREDKAARLAQLAKNGQMFGAPVGIFVAVEERMGYAQWVDLGIYLQSFMLLAVEKGLATCAQGFWRMYNDMLIEQLALPDGYQIAFGIALGYEDVSAPINQWRASRAASHEWLALKGLDEAAD is encoded by the coding sequence ATGGATATTCGTCAAGCATTGCAGCAGCGTCGTTCGGTGCGCGCTTTTCTGCCGCAGGCCGTGGCTGCTGCCACGGTGCGGGACTTGCTGGAGACAGCCGCGCAGGCGCCGTCCGGCGGCAATATGCAACCCTGGCGTGTGACCGCCGTGGGCGGACAGGCGCTCAAGGATCTGTGCGCCAAGGCCAGGCAGACCGAGGCCGTGCAGCGCCCCGGCCTGTCCTATCCACCCGGTTTGTGGGAGCCCTACCGCAGTCGCCGCTTTGAAAACGGAGAAGATCTGTACCGCGCAATCAATATCGGCCGCGAGGACAAGGCTGCACGTCTGGCCCAGCTGGCCAAGAACGGCCAGATGTTCGGTGCGCCCGTAGGCATTTTTGTGGCCGTGGAGGAACGCATGGGCTATGCGCAATGGGTGGATCTGGGCATCTATCTGCAGTCCTTCATGCTGCTGGCCGTGGAAAAAGGTCTGGCCACTTGTGCCCAGGGCTTCTGGCGCATGTACAACGATATGCTGATCGAACAGCTGGCATTGCCGGATGGCTACCAGATTGCCTTTGGCATTGCCCTGGGCTACGAGGATGTCAGCGCACCTATCAACCAGTGGCGCGCAAGCCGTGCGGCCAGCCATGAATGGCTGGCGCTGAAAGGGCTAGACGAGGCTGCGGATTAG
- a CDS encoding ImpA family metalloprotease, with the protein MFPRWTLTLLASLALTACGGGSGDSSPSTPPVTETPVQPGTPGVTPPEVAPPEVDPPAVLPPTTEPPTSSRIEQALLAGDSHLLQAEDQTELLQSATQLIQQTRLQQQRLLAQLLDDSTAAALDFGNNSQRVSPLLSTSASPLLVANNGNVLASMATAQNGRALAYGKDLMGQLATASGANQAQLPLFRRSFTWLATGKAQGPLPATLRMAAQNYSQASVTNLVARLGSKAEMVNCAITDPANRCWESIDVFVFGQDTPFSASLSNQVSRYLQAGKGVIYLHSNWGDSAGGRQVLQAMGMELGGYAGNYWAPADGYQIGGRTAAQQRQAADRLGAHEAALAALKNGSSADFSTDTSLISALDGIRNDLLGQEGQGINLFADSYYLKPYMAAHRRLVLWADLARRQVDYARVRRSDASTFLRTMAADTLSYAVREHESTPLNFADWMPKASTSLATSDSWETIEVTIAQADGRTAIGRGAVPGKTVQVQIVDAADAGLALRVGNIRTRGNPLAQENYTRPRFPDGHQARLNKGQTLSYTTAWGGPLFLNYSGAKAGSVVTLRVRGSVKYAHFDFTRNPGAQEIDEAVQALQRGDFGWQTSKMVGGEVQQTIGYAKSAIGSHYPRTYVVERLKGMIFDSNHLANGYNNMSASANVNNVCAMLGWDCSGSIQRAPGVQHFVGWLAACGFLCSGNPSDGAAGLAPGWGWWHELGHNTVMRHMTLLTDTDGQGGKNPGGGCPVECDNNILANASALRQYAITNGAENNSGERIDHKKLYLDIQAARATGKSGDALQADMFQRFWTAAKKSDNAMRAVHFQLAFIYTKERLGQGQPQPADVIDFLGMLGRGERLIFNDAYWIANRNALGMGSYTKREISNHELLYVLSSRIIGRDMRQVFAHYGIPLSSTALDSIAAHGMPQLSPEFYAMVPGQGNQLERGQWLNLAGGVPAYPF; encoded by the coding sequence ATGTTTCCTCGCTGGACTCTGACTCTCCTGGCAAGCCTTGCCCTGACCGCCTGCGGCGGTGGTTCTGGTGATTCCTCACCCTCCACGCCCCCCGTCACCGAAACCCCTGTACAACCCGGCACTCCGGGCGTCACGCCTCCCGAGGTCGCACCTCCTGAAGTCGATCCGCCTGCGGTGCTGCCACCGACCACCGAGCCGCCTACCAGCAGCCGCATAGAACAGGCATTGCTTGCCGGCGACAGCCACCTGCTGCAGGCCGAAGATCAAACGGAGCTGCTGCAATCGGCCACGCAGCTGATCCAGCAAACCCGGCTGCAGCAGCAAAGACTGCTCGCCCAGTTGCTGGACGACAGCACTGCCGCAGCCCTGGACTTCGGCAACAACAGCCAACGCGTCAGCCCATTGCTATCGACCAGCGCCAGCCCGCTGCTGGTGGCCAACAACGGCAATGTGCTGGCCAGCATGGCAACGGCCCAGAATGGCCGCGCCCTGGCCTATGGCAAAGACCTGATGGGACAGCTGGCCACGGCCTCGGGCGCCAATCAGGCGCAGTTGCCTCTGTTCAGGCGCAGCTTCACCTGGCTTGCCACCGGCAAGGCGCAAGGCCCGCTGCCGGCCACGCTGCGCATGGCGGCGCAGAACTACAGCCAGGCCTCGGTCACGAATCTGGTCGCACGCCTGGGCAGCAAGGCCGAGATGGTGAACTGCGCCATCACCGACCCCGCCAACCGCTGCTGGGAAAGCATCGATGTCTTTGTCTTCGGCCAGGACACACCTTTCTCGGCTTCGCTGAGCAACCAGGTCAGCCGCTACCTGCAGGCCGGCAAGGGAGTGATCTATCTGCACAGCAACTGGGGCGACTCGGCCGGCGGCCGGCAGGTGCTTCAGGCCATGGGCATGGAGCTGGGCGGCTACGCCGGCAATTACTGGGCGCCGGCCGACGGCTACCAGATCGGCGGCAGGACCGCTGCCCAGCAGCGCCAGGCGGCCGACAGACTGGGGGCGCATGAGGCCGCGCTGGCAGCCCTGAAAAACGGCAGCAGTGCCGACTTCTCTACGGACACCAGCCTGATCAGCGCTCTCGACGGCATCCGCAACGATCTGCTGGGCCAGGAAGGCCAGGGGATCAACCTGTTTGCCGACAGCTACTACCTCAAGCCCTATATGGCCGCGCATCGCCGCCTGGTGCTCTGGGCCGATCTGGCACGCCGGCAGGTGGACTATGCCCGGGTGCGACGCTCCGATGCCAGCACCTTTTTGCGCACCATGGCGGCCGACACGCTGAGCTATGCCGTGCGCGAGCATGAAAGCACGCCGCTGAATTTTGCAGACTGGATGCCCAAGGCCTCGACCAGCCTGGCCACCAGCGACAGCTGGGAAACCATCGAGGTCACCATTGCCCAGGCCGATGGCCGCACGGCCATCGGCCGCGGCGCCGTGCCGGGCAAGACCGTGCAGGTGCAGATCGTGGATGCCGCAGATGCGGGACTGGCGCTGCGGGTGGGCAATATCCGCACGCGCGGCAATCCCCTGGCGCAGGAAAACTACACCAGGCCGCGCTTTCCGGATGGGCACCAGGCGCGCCTGAACAAGGGCCAGACGCTGAGCTACACCACGGCCTGGGGCGGCCCGCTGTTTCTCAACTACTCGGGGGCCAAGGCCGGCAGCGTGGTCACGTTGCGCGTACGCGGCAGCGTCAAATACGCACATTTCGACTTCACGCGCAATCCTGGCGCACAGGAAATCGACGAGGCAGTGCAGGCGCTGCAACGCGGCGACTTTGGCTGGCAGACCTCCAAGATGGTGGGGGGCGAGGTGCAGCAGACCATTGGCTACGCCAAAAGCGCCATCGGCAGCCACTACCCGCGCACCTATGTCGTGGAGCGCCTCAAGGGCATGATCTTCGACAGCAACCACCTGGCCAACGGCTACAACAATATGAGCGCCAGCGCCAATGTGAACAATGTCTGCGCCATGCTGGGCTGGGATTGCAGCGGCAGCATCCAGCGCGCTCCGGGCGTGCAGCATTTTGTCGGCTGGCTGGCGGCCTGCGGCTTTCTGTGCTCGGGCAATCCTTCGGACGGCGCAGCAGGCCTGGCTCCCGGCTGGGGCTGGTGGCATGAGCTCGGACACAACACCGTGATGCGCCATATGACGCTGCTGACCGACACCGACGGCCAGGGCGGCAAGAACCCTGGCGGCGGCTGCCCCGTGGAATGCGACAACAACATCCTGGCCAATGCCAGTGCCCTGCGCCAGTACGCCATCACCAACGGTGCCGAGAACAACAGCGGCGAGCGCATCGACCATAAAAAGCTCTACCTGGACATCCAGGCGGCACGCGCCACGGGCAAGAGCGGCGACGCCTTGCAGGCCGATATGTTCCAGCGCTTCTGGACGGCTGCCAAAAAAAGCGACAACGCCATGCGTGCCGTGCACTTCCAGCTGGCCTTTATCTACACCAAGGAGCGTCTGGGCCAGGGCCAGCCACAGCCTGCCGATGTGATCGACTTCCTCGGCATGCTGGGCCGTGGCGAGCGTCTGATCTTCAACGATGCGTACTGGATTGCCAACAGGAATGCGCTGGGCATGGGCAGCTATACCAAGCGCGAGATCAGCAACCATGAACTGCTGTATGTGCTGTCCAGCCGCATCATCGGCCGTGACATGCGCCAGGTCTTTGCCCACTACGGCATTCCGCTCAGCAGCACTGCGCTGGACTCGATTGCCGCCCACGGCATGCCTCAGCTCAGCCCCGAGTTCTATGCCATGGTGCCCGGCCAAGGCAACCAACTGGAGCGCGGCCAGTGGCTGAACTTGGCAGGCGGCGTCCCCGCCTACCCCTTCTGA
- a CDS encoding ABC transporter substrate-binding protein has product MKPRSVCSAPVFSARTLTLALGCLLTAAGAQAQDRIRIGFITDMSGLYADVDGKGGALAVQMAVDDFGGKLLGKPVEVLTADHQNKADIAASKAREWFDTQGMNMLIGGTTSSAGLAMGKVADEKKKVYIINGAGTSALTNDQCSPYFVHYAYDTVALAKGTGKAVVELGGKSWFFLTADYAFGQALEADTTRVVNAAGGKVLGSVRHPLNTADFSSFLLQAQNSKAQILGLANAGGDTINAIKSAREFGLTKTMKLAGLLLFSSDIHSLGLKATEGLMFTDSWHWDLNPESRKFSDRFFAKFKKMPTSLQAANYSAAMQYLKLAEKLGTTDADKIIAGFKATPLSDFYAKGVIRPDGRYAHDMYLLQVKAPAESKKAWDYFKVLKTLPGDQVFTTKEESKCALWK; this is encoded by the coding sequence ATGAAGCCTCGTTCTGTTTGCTCCGCTCCCGTTTTTTCCGCAAGAACATTGACGCTGGCACTGGGATGCCTGCTGACCGCTGCAGGCGCTCAGGCGCAGGACAGGATTCGCATCGGCTTCATCACCGATATGTCGGGCCTCTATGCCGATGTGGACGGCAAGGGCGGCGCCCTCGCCGTGCAGATGGCCGTGGACGACTTTGGCGGCAAGCTGCTGGGCAAGCCCGTCGAGGTACTGACGGCCGACCACCAGAACAAGGCCGATATCGCGGCCAGCAAGGCACGCGAGTGGTTCGACACCCAGGGCATGAACATGCTGATCGGCGGCACCACCTCCAGTGCCGGTCTGGCCATGGGCAAGGTGGCCGACGAGAAGAAAAAGGTCTACATCATCAACGGCGCGGGCACTTCGGCTCTGACCAACGATCAGTGCAGCCCCTATTTCGTGCACTATGCCTATGACACCGTGGCGCTGGCCAAGGGCACGGGTAAGGCAGTGGTGGAGCTGGGTGGCAAGAGCTGGTTCTTTCTGACGGCCGACTACGCCTTTGGCCAGGCGCTGGAGGCCGATACCACCCGCGTGGTCAATGCCGCTGGCGGCAAGGTGCTGGGCAGCGTCAGGCACCCGCTGAACACGGCCGACTTCTCCTCCTTCCTGCTGCAGGCCCAGAACTCCAAGGCCCAGATCCTGGGCCTGGCCAATGCAGGCGGCGACACCATCAATGCCATCAAGTCGGCACGCGAGTTCGGCCTGACCAAGACCATGAAGCTGGCTGGCCTGCTGCTGTTCAGCTCCGACATCCACAGCCTGGGCCTCAAAGCCACGGAAGGCCTGATGTTCACCGACAGCTGGCATTGGGACCTGAATCCCGAAAGCCGCAAGTTCTCGGATCGCTTCTTTGCCAAGTTCAAGAAGATGCCCACCTCGCTGCAGGCAGCCAACTACTCGGCAGCCATGCAGTATCTGAAGCTGGCCGAGAAGCTGGGCACTACGGATGCCGACAAGATCATAGCTGGCTTCAAGGCCACGCCGCTGTCGGACTTCTATGCCAAGGGCGTGATCCGCCCCGACGGCCGCTACGCTCACGACATGTATCTGCTGCAGGTCAAGGCGCCGGCCGAATCGAAGAAAGCCTGGGATTACTTCAAGGTGCTCAAGACCCTGCCCGGCGACCAGGTCTTCACCACCAAGGAAGAGAGCAAGTGCGCTCTGTGGAAGTAA